The proteins below come from a single Xenopus tropicalis strain Nigerian chromosome 9, UCB_Xtro_10.0, whole genome shotgun sequence genomic window:
- the LOC100495880 gene encoding uncharacterized protein LOC100495880, giving the protein MDEITRLTDLIKNFSFADCAAGNLGYDRVLLQLFGFLGHGKSSFINTCKYVLEDGEYWNYTDSKKSEGGDTKTRVTYPLTDTLTLVDNRGCSVMNDYETAEIFAQLANLLPLDEGVEWSKGFGLGERIIEAEADVKSSDFIYPIFVFSVKQGLPSQEMSMIKELLETARDLTEMFPTVVLTHKTSGNLREMKDKFENMGAERVFALENFTPEDNIKTRGRHEEVLKIFCEIIKDIEFRFQKGVGDPEKKRQGRKKKLLKFIHEREIKKKDEELERQRMREKTLHEEKAELQRNKNNGGECTVS; this is encoded by the exons ATGGATGAAATCACTCGACTGACGGATTTGATAAAAAACTTCAGCTTTGCTGACTGTGCCGCAGGGAATCTGGGCTACGACCGGGTCCTCCTCCAGCTCTTTGGGTTTTTGGGACACGGCAAATCCTCCTTCATCAACACCTGCAAGTACGTCTTGGAAGATGGCGAGTACTGGAACTATACAGACTCCAAAAAATCAGAAGGAGGGGACACTAAAACCAGAGTAACGTATCCGCTGACCGACACCCTGACGCTGGTGGACAACCGCGGCTGCTCAGTGATGAATGATTATGAGACGGCAGAAATATTTGCTCAGCTTG CCAACTTGTTGCCCCTGGATGAGGGAGTGGAGTGGAGCAAAGGATTTGGACTCGGAGAAAGAATTATAGAGGCTGAGGCAGATGTAAAATCATCTGACTTTATCTACCCCATCTTTGTGTTCAG TGTAAAGCAAGGACTGCCCAGCCAGGAGATGTCAATGATAAAAGAGCTGCTTGAAACGGCCAGAGACCTGACAG AAATGTTTCCTACTGTGGTTCTAACCCATAAGACCAGTGGGAATCTGAGAGAAATGAAGGATAAGTTTGAAAACATGGGGGCGGAGCGAGTCTTTGCCCTTGAAAATTTCACCCCAGAAGATAACATCAAAACCAGAGGGAGGCATGAGGAGGTGCTGAAGATTTTCTGTGAAATTATCAAAGATATAGAGTTTCGCTTTCAGAAGGGGGTGGGGGATCCAGAGAAAAAGAGACAAGGAAGGAAGAAAAAGTTGCTCAAGTTCATTCATGAGAGGGAAATAAAGAAGAAAGATGAGGAACTGGAAAGGCAGCGAATGCGAGAAAAGACGCTGCATGAAGAAAAGGCAGAACTTCAAAGAAACAAGAACAATGGAGGGGAATGTACTGTATCATAA